The DNA region TCCTCGAGGTCCCCGGCTTCGAGGCCGACGACATCCTGGCGACGGCCGTCCGGCGTCTCGGCGACCAGCCGGTCGAGCTGGTCCTGGTCACCGCCGACAAGGACGCGCTCCAGCTGGTCGGGCCCAAGGTGACGGTGCTGTCGGTGCTCGGCCGGACCGGGGAGCGGATCGTCTACGACACCGCGAAGGTCCTCGAGCGGTGGGGCGTGCCGCCCGAGAGGATCCCCGACGTCCTCGGACTGATGGGCGACGCCATCGACAACATCCCCGGCGTCCCCGGCGTGGGCGAGGTGACCGCGCAGAAGCTCATGCGGCAGTTCGGGAGCCTGGAGGCCCTCTACGGCAACCTCGCGGTGGTGACCGGGCCCAAGCTCCGGGAGACGCTGGCCCGGTATCGTGACCAGGCCTTCTTCTCGCGGCGGCTGACGGTGCTCGACGCCGAGGTCGCCGTCGAGATCGACATCGAGCGCTTCCGCGTCCGCGATCCCGCCTGGGAGCGGCTCCGCGCCCTCTGGACCGAGCTCGAGTTCTCGAATCTGCTCCGCCAGCTTCCCGCGCGGGCCGTGACGATCCCGACGGCCGAGGTCCCGCGCGTGGAGGAGGCGGGCTGGCGGGCGTGGCTGGCGCGGGCTGGCGAGGCGATCGCGCTCGAGCCGGTGCTGATCGGGAGCCCTCCGGACCAGACGCTCGTCGGCCTCGCCGGGTACAGCCCCGAGGCGGGCCCCGCCTATGTCCCGGGCTTCCCGGCGCTCCCCGCCGCCGGCCGGCTCGTCGGCCACGATCTGAAGGCGCTCTGCGGGGTCGCCTGGACCCGCGGCCCGGCGCTGGCCCCCGAGCGGCTCGAGGACACGGCCGTCGCCGCCTACCTCCTGAACTCGGGCCGCGCGGGCTACCCCCTCGAGGAGCTCTGCCTGGAGGCGGTCGGGAAGACGCCCCCGGGCCCGCTGGCCGCCCTCCTCGAAGGCCGCGCGCCGGCCGACGCCGACCCGGGGCTCCTCGCGGCCTGGGCCGGTGCGCGGGCGGAGGGCGTGTGGCATCTCTGGGTCTGCCAGCGGCCGCTGCTCGAGCGCGACGGCCTCGATCGGCTCTACCGGGGGCTCGAGGTCCCCCTCATCCCCGTCCTGGCCGCCATGGAGGCGGTCGGGATCGGAGTGGCGCCCGAGCGCCTCGGCGTCCTCGCCAAGGAGCTCGAGCACCAGCTCGACGCCCTGCTCCGGGACATTCACGCGCTCGCCGGGGAGGCCGTGAACCCGAACTCCCCGAAGCAGCTCGCCGTCGTGCTCTTCGAGAAGCTCAAGCTGCCACCGGTCAAGCGGACCAAGACGGGCTACTCCACCGACGTCGACGTCCTGGAGGAGCTGGCCCTCGGCCACCCGCTCCCGCAGAGGATCCTCGAGTACCGCCAGCTCAGCAAGCTCAAGGGGACGTACGCCGACGCGCTGCCGGTCCTCGTGCACCCCCGCACGGGGCGCATCCACACCTCGTTCAACCAGATGGTGGCGGCGACGGGGCGGCTCAGCTCGGCGGGACCGAACCTTCAGAACATCCCCATCCGCAACGAGCTGGGCCTCCGCATCCGGCGCGCGTTCATCCCCGAAGCGGGCTGGCGCTTCCTGGCCGCCGACTACTCGCAGATCGAGCTCCGGATCCTCGCCCATCTCTCGGGCGAGGAGGCACTGCTCGAGGCATTCCGTCGGGAGGAGGACATCCACACCCGCACGGCGGCCGAGATCCTGCGCGTATCGCCGGCGGACGTCACCCCCGAGATGCGGCGGCTGGCCAAGGTGGTGAACTTCGGCGTCCTCTACGGGATCTCCGGCTTCGGCCTGGCCCAGGCCGCCAGCATCGCGCGGGAGGACGCCCAGCGGTTCATCGAGGCCTATTTCGCCGCCCACCCCAAGGTCCGCGCCTACATCGAGCGGACCCTCGCCGAGGGGCGCGAGCGCGGCTACGTCACGACGCTCCTCGGCCGCCGGCGGTATCTGCCCGAGCTCACCGCGCGCAACGCCGTCGCCCGGGGCGGGGCCGAGCGGATGGCCGCCAACGCGCCCATTCAGGGGACGGCCTCCGACATCATCAAGCTCGCCATGGTGCGCCTGGCCGAGGCGCTCCAGGCCCGGGGGCTCCGGACCCGCATGCTCCTCCAGGTGCACGACGAGCTCCTGCTGGAGGTCCCCGAGGCCGAGCGCGCGGCGGTGCGGGCGCTGGTCCCCGAGATCATGGAGTCGGTGATGACGCTGGAGGTGCCGCTCCGGGTCGACGTGAAGGAGGGGCTCGACTGGGCGGAGGTGTGAGTTGAACTCGGAGGGGAGCTGTGCCCCCCTCCGATTCCTCCCCCCGGAGGTCGCGCGGGCAAAGCCCGCGCTCGGAGCGGAACATCTGGGGGCCGGGTGGTCAAGTACGAGCGCAACGGCCGTACACCGCGGATTTTTTCAAGGAGTGTGAGGATGGC from Candidatus Methylomirabilota bacterium includes:
- the polA gene encoding DNA polymerase I; protein product: MAETLYLVDGPSYLYRAYHAITHLSTSRGVPTNATLGMTLMLWKILREERPTYMGVAWDAPGPTFRHQQFEGYKIQRPGMPKDLVDQLPWIRTTLEVLGLPVLEVPGFEADDILATAVRRLGDQPVELVLVTADKDALQLVGPKVTVLSVLGRTGERIVYDTAKVLERWGVPPERIPDVLGLMGDAIDNIPGVPGVGEVTAQKLMRQFGSLEALYGNLAVVTGPKLRETLARYRDQAFFSRRLTVLDAEVAVEIDIERFRVRDPAWERLRALWTELEFSNLLRQLPARAVTIPTAEVPRVEEAGWRAWLARAGEAIALEPVLIGSPPDQTLVGLAGYSPEAGPAYVPGFPALPAAGRLVGHDLKALCGVAWTRGPALAPERLEDTAVAAYLLNSGRAGYPLEELCLEAVGKTPPGPLAALLEGRAPADADPGLLAAWAGARAEGVWHLWVCQRPLLERDGLDRLYRGLEVPLIPVLAAMEAVGIGVAPERLGVLAKELEHQLDALLRDIHALAGEAVNPNSPKQLAVVLFEKLKLPPVKRTKTGYSTDVDVLEELALGHPLPQRILEYRQLSKLKGTYADALPVLVHPRTGRIHTSFNQMVAATGRLSSAGPNLQNIPIRNELGLRIRRAFIPEAGWRFLAADYSQIELRILAHLSGEEALLEAFRREEDIHTRTAAEILRVSPADVTPEMRRLAKVVNFGVLYGISGFGLAQAASIAREDAQRFIEAYFAAHPKVRAYIERTLAEGRERGYVTTLLGRRRYLPELTARNAVARGGAERMAANAPIQGTASDIIKLAMVRLAEALQARGLRTRMLLQVHDELLLEVPEAERAAVRALVPEIMESVMTLEVPLRVDVKEGLDWAEV